One Helicobacter suis HS1 genomic window, AAGCGGGATAATTGTAGAGCGCAGATCAAAAACACCCAAGATATAGTTTAGATTGGTGGGGAATTCAAAGATTTCAGGCATCATGATGATTTCTTGTACTTTAGAGACATTGATCCCATAAATGCCCTCATAGGGTTTATCCCCCTGCAAACCAAAAATTCTAAAATCCACCAACTCAATTTCTCCTAAATTCAACGCCGTATCTAAACTTTGCTCTGTCAAAATTATTCCTAATTAGGTGGTTTATAACGCTTGATATGAAAATGCCCTTCAATTACACCGCCTAGGTTAAGCGTAGGGTGTTTTAATCCCCATGTACTGGCAAATTTCTTGATTGTGGTAAAAAGAGGGCAAAGCTGCATACAATAAATTTTGATCAGATTTATAAAAACGCCCGATATGAAAATGCCCTTCAATTACACCGCCTAGGTGAAGCGTAGGGGCAAAAATAGCGAAGTTTTAATAGAAAACTGACTAGATAAAAGCCTAATATAAATTTCATAGCCCCATTTTAAAAATAAATCCCCATGGGCTAATAAAAAGAGTTTGTGTTGGCAGGTAAAAGGAATGGGCTGGATTTTTCTAGGATAGATTTGGATATTTTTTAAATAAGAAAGTTGGGTTAATCCAAAATCATGGTTACCCTCAAAATAAAAAAGGGTACTTTTTTGGCTCAGTAGCTCTAATTGCTCCAGAATAGAGATATAAGGCCTGTAACTGCTTTTGACACTGCCTACTAAAATCTGGAAAATATCCCCCATTAAAAAGAGTTGACTGATGGTTACCCTCAAAATAAAAAAGGGTACTTTTTTGGCTCAGTAGCTCTAATTGCTCCAGAATAGAGATATAAGGCCTGTAACTGCTTTTGACACTGCCTACTAAAATCTGGAAAATATCCCCCATTAAAAAGAGTTGACTGGGCGGACTAGCTAGAAGGTGATTTAAAAGGCGGGGAAAGTGGGATAAACCCTCTTGGTGGTGGACATCAGATACAAAAATAGCCCCCTCAAGGACTTCTCTAGCTACTCTCACCCCCCGCCCATAAACTGCAAGCACTCTAAGCGATCGTTTTCTTGTAGTGCTGTATTTTCCCAATTTTCTTTCTTGACTACCTTTTCATTTAGGGCTACTGCACACACATGTTTTTCAATCCCTAGCTGTTTAATAGCCGCATGGACATTTAAAACCTCACCAAACTCTTTAGCCTGCCCATTGACAAACACCTGCATAAGACTCCTTTCTAAAATCTTTTCATAAGCGTACATGCTAGCATAATTGTTTTGTTAAAACTATCACAAAGCCAGTAAAACCCATAGTACACACTTTTTATACGCAAATAAATTTTGCCCATGCTAAAATGGCGTTTTAAACCAACATAAGGAGCTTTTTATGGATAAGCAATTTATCCTTGATCACATGAATAAAAACCATGTTAAAGACATGGAGGCTTTGCTAGCTAAGTTTGGGAATGTTAAGCATGCCCAAGAAGTGCACTGCGTTTTAAACCAACATAAGGAGCTTTTTATGGATAAGCAATTTATCCTTGATCACATGAATAAAAACCATGTTAAAGACATGGAGGCTTTGCTAGCTAAGTTTGGGAATGTTAAGCATGCCCAAGAAGTGCACTTAAAAGAGGCCACCTTTGAGCATATTGAAATTGGCTACAGCGCAGAGGGCAAGCAAGGCAGCTTAAAAATTGACTATCCCTCTAAAGTGAGTGATTTTAATGGGGTTAAAGATGCCATTATTAGTTTATGTACTTCTATTCCACAAACCACAGATCTACACGCCGTACAACAAGATTTAGAAAACTTCCGCGCCGGTTTTAGCAGTGTGTGTATTGCAAGTCTCAATCCAGAAAACCAAGTTGTTTGCTCTTATAGCGCTTTATTAGTAGATGAGGTAGAAGGCCACCCTCAGTTTTACATTTATGTCAGCGAAGTAGCCGAGCATTTTAAGGCTTTTAAGGCCCACCCAGATAATGTAGAAATCATGTTTTTAGAAGATGAAGCTAGCGCTAAATCTCCCATTTTGCGCCGCCGTTTGCGCTATAAAACCCACCTGCATTTCATAGACAGGGGGGCGGAGTTTGATCGTGTCTATGATAGTTTTTTAAATAAGCATGGCAAAGGAAGAGGGTTAGAAACTATCCGCCACATGCAAGATTTTCATTTGATCAAATTAGAATTTATTAAGGGGCGCTTTGTAAAAGGGTTTGGTCAGGCTTATGATGTAGATGCACACGGCAATCTTTCTTATGTCGGAGGCAAGGGTAACCCACACTCTCAAGGTAAGCCCCACGCCCACCACCCTAAACATTAGTTTTAAGCGGCTGGCTTAGTTGTTTTTTAGGCTATCTGTGTTAAAATGCCCACTTGCTTTATGCAAAATCACACACGCCCAACCTTAAAGTGTTAAAAGGGCGTGGAGGCAAACTTTAAGGAGCATTGATGATTACCATGAAAGATTTATTGGAGTGTGGCGTACATTTTGGCCACCAAACAAGGCGTTGGAATCCTAAAACAGCGCGCTTTATCTTTGGGGTGCGTAAAAATATCCACATCATAGATTTACAAAAAACCCTGCGCTATTTCCGCTACACCTATAACATCGTTAGAGACGCTAGCGCTGAGGGTAAAACAATCATGTTTGTGGGCACTAAAAAGCAGGCTAGCGATACTTTAAAAGAATACGCCACTCAGGTCAATGTCCCCTATGTCAATTACCGCTGGCTAGGCGGCATGCTCACTAACCTTAGCACGATTAGAAAATCTGTACGCAAGTTAGAAATCATGGAGGAGATGGAAAATAGCGGGCAAATTGATCTACTCACTAAGAAAGAAAAACTCATGATCTTGCGCAAGAAGGAAAAGCTGGAGAAGTATTTAGGGGGTGTGCGCCATATGAAAAAAATGCCGGATATGATGTTTATTATTGATGTAGTCAAAGAAAAGATCGCCGTTGCTGAAGCTAGAAGGCTAGGTATTCCTATTATCGCCCCCCTAGATACCAACTGCGATCCAGATTTGGTTGACTACCCTATTCCGGGTAATGATGATGCGATTCGCTCCATTGCGTTATTTTGTAAAGAGATGGCAGAGGCCATTACAGAGGGGCGCGAATTAGTGGGCAAAAGCGAGGAAGTGGTAGAGGAAGTGGTAGAGGAAATGATAGCTGCTAGTGGGGCTGAGCAGGAGGAAATTTTAGAGGAAGTGCGTCAGGAACAAGGAGAAAGCCATGAGTAGTGTAAGTGCGGCACAGGTCAAACAGCTTAGAGAAATGACCGATGCGCCGATGATGGATTGTAAAAAGGCTTTAGTAGAATGTGGCGGGGATTTAGAAAAATCGGTGGCATATCTACGAGAAAATGGTTTGAGCAAAGCCATTAAAAAGGCCGATCGCGTGGCAAATGAGGGGGTGATTGCTTTAGATGTAAGCGATAAACAGGCCATTATGTTAGAGATTAATAGTGAAACGGACTTTGTGGCTAAAAACGAGCATTTTAAAGCGCTGGTAGAACAAACCCTTAAACTGGCAAAAGATCAACATGTCTCAAGTGAGGAGGCGCTTTTAAAAGCCTCTTTAAATGGGCAAAGCTATCAGGATTATTTGCACGCTGCTATTGCTAAGATCGGGGAAAATATCGTGGTGAGGCGTTTAGTGCGCATGCAAGCTCAAGATAATGAAGTACTCAACGCCTATTTGCATGCTAACCACCGCGTGGGTGTGGTGGTTAAAATAGCACACCAAAACCCCAAGCACGCCACAGAACTTAAAGAACTAGCCCGCCAAATTGCCATGCACGCGGCTGCAATGAAACCGGTTGTACTCACTTATAAAGCCTTTAGTCCGGAATTTGTAGCCAAAGAAAAAATTGCCTTGTTAGCTGAGATAGAAAAGGAAAATGAGGAGGCAAAACGCTTAGGCAAGCCTTTAAAAACCATGCCTACTTATGTCAGCCGTGTGGAATTAACCCCTGATGTTTTGGCCACACAAGAGGAGGTGTTTAAAGAGGAACTACGCGCCCAGAAAAAACCAGAAAAGATTTTTGAAAAGATTATTCCGGGCAAAATGGAGCGCTTCATTGCAGATAATACCCTTTTAGATCAACGCCTCAGCCTTTTAGGGCAATTTTTTGTGATGGATGAGAAAAAGACGATCCAGCAAATTTTAGAGGAAAAGAGCGCGCAAATGCATGACAAAATAGAAATTGTGGAGTTTGTGCGCTTTGAAGTGGGCGAGGGGATTGAGAAAAAAAGCGAGGATTTTGCAGCTGAAGTGGCCGCACAAATGCAGTAAGGAGAGTTTATGGGGCGCTATCTTTTCACCTCAGAGTCGGTTACAGAAGGGCATCCAGATAAAATGGCCGATCAAATCAGCGATGCCATTTTAGACTACATCATTGAGCGCGATGAGGGGGCGCGGGTGGCGTGTGAAACTTTGTTGGCTAATGGCTTTTGTGTGATCACAGGTGAGCTTAAAACCCGCGTTTATGCTCCGATGCAAGAAATTGCCCGCGGTGTGATTAAAGACATTGGCTATACCGATGCACTTTATGGATTTGATTATAGAAGTGCAGCCGTACTCAATGGCATAGGTGAGCAAAGCCCGGATATTAATCAGGGGGTGGATAGAGCTGATGGCGAAGTAGGCGCTGGTGATCAGGGTTTGATGTTTGGCTATGCTTGTAGCGAGACACAAAATTTTATGCCCCTAGCTATCCATCTTGCCCATGCGATCACCTCAGGCCTAGCTCAAGCTAGAAAAAGCGGGGTTTTGCCCTTTTTAAGACCCGATGGCAAGGCACAAGTAACCGTGCGCTATGAGGGGCATAAACCTATTGGGATTGATACGATCGTGATCTCCACCCAGCACTCCCCAGAGATCGATCAAAAATCCTTAAGAGAGGCTATTATTGAGGAGATTGTGTATAAAGTTTTGCCTCAGGAATTTATCAACGATGATATTAAGTACCACATCAACCCTACAGGTAAATTTGTCATTGGTGGGCCACAAGGCGATGCGGGCTTGACAGGCCGTAAAATTATCGTGGATACTTATGGCGGGAGTTGCCCGCATGGAGGCGGGGCTTTTAGCGGTAAGGACCCTTCAAAGGTGGATAGAAGCGCAGCCTACATGGCACGCTACATCGCTAAAAATCTTGTAGCCAGCGGGGTTTGCATGCGCGCAACAGTACAACTAGCCTATGCCATTGGCATTGTTGATCCCATCTCAGTTTATGTCAACACCCACAACACCAGTTCTTATAGCCCAGAAGTGCTAGAATCTTGCGTGCGCTCTTTGTTTAAACTCACACCAAAGGGTATTATGCAAAGCCTTGATCTATTACGCCCCATTTATAGAAAAACCGCCACTTACGGGCATTTTGGAAGGGAGGGTTTTAGCTGGGAGGCCTTAGACAAGGTGGAGGCGATTCAAGATTTTTTAGGCAAGAGCGTTTGAGGGTTGAGATAGAAAATTATACGAACGAGTAAAAAGCCTAAAGATTTTATAAGTGGGTGTTTGCTTAAAAACAACAAAGCGCCTTATCCCCTGTTGGCGTCTTTGTAAAAAACAACAACCACACCAAAAACCCTTAAGCCTTGACTTACGCGCTTAATTAGAGCAATGAGCCTTTATCTTTAGCCCGTGCATAACCCTGCACTTTTACGCATTTGCTTCCAAGGAAAAACAAATAGCGGGGTAAAGGCCAGCTTTCTAGGGTTACAGTGGTGTTGATAAGCTCTCCTTCGCTCTTACCTAAACTTTTAGCGTAAGCATCAGCTTGATCTTGTGCCTGTTGCATGGCTTCTTTTTTAAGATTTTCTATCCCTTTTTTGCCATAGGGCCAAATAGGCCACATTTTTTGCTTGTTGCAACTATATCCATGAATGGGTTTTACCTGTCCAGTAGTGGGCTGACCCGGATTGATATTAGCAACTTTAGAACAGCCTAAAATCAGAAAGGTGCTAACTATCCCTACCCCACCCCATTTGATCAGAGAAGAACTAAACATAAAAACCCTCAGCATGCCCAAACATAAAAAGCAATAAATTAGCCATGCAGTTCTTGATAATGCTTGGTATATTCTGCTTGCATATACGCCTCTAAGTCTTGATACCAATTTGTACTCAACCCCAACAAGAACCACGCATTCTAGCATGCCCAAACATAAAAAGCAATAAATTAGCCATGCAGTTCTTGATAATGCTTGGTATATTCTGCTTGCATGTACGCCTCTAAGTCTTGATACCAATTTGTACTCAAATCTGGCTCAAAGGCCTTTAAAAGCACCAACGCCCCCTCACCCCTGCCGCGCGTGCCTTCTGGAAAGATCACCAGCGGACGCCCTTGATCTAATTTTTCTTTAGCAACTTTGATCAAGGAGGCTAAACCTCTTCTATCGTCTCGATCAATTAAAATCATTCCAGGGGTTTTAAGCGCATAGCCATGCCTTCTGGAAAGATCACCAGCGGACGCCCTTGATCTAATTTTTCTTTAGCAACTTTGATCAAGGAGGCTAAACCTCTTCTATCGTCTCGATCAATTAAAATCATTCCAGGGGTTTTAAGCGCATAGCCATAATAAGGAATGTCGCCTAGCTCTTTTTTAGCAATCCAGCAAATATTACTAGGGTGATAGGCCTCTAAACAGATAATATCAATGATGCTTTGGTGGTTGAGTACAATTAAACTAGCGCTAGTATCAAATTCGCCTATTATTTCTAGGGGAGAACCCATTAAAAAGAAGAAAGAGCGACACCATTTGCGAGTCTGGCGCGAATTGTTATGTTTGCGGGTAAGAAAATTCATCAAGATAATAAAGCCAAGCCCCAATCCTACCACCAAAAGCGCATAAATCCCGCGTATCTTACTCCACATCTTCTTTTTTCACCCAACCTATTTTTTCATCATTAGTCATGATTTTATAATACTTGGCATGCGAACCGATGATTTTTACATGTAAAACTTGCTGTGGGGTGGCTAGTAAGGTAGAGTTTTCTGTAGGTAAAATTTTAATTTCTGATCGCGCTTTTAAAAGCCCATTGCGGTAAGTAGAAAAGATATTAAATAACAACTGAGGTTGCTTTGTGTATACTCACACTCTCATCAATGGGAATGAGAGAAAAATGCAATTCCTTAAACTGCTCCTCTTGTAAAGAAAAATAATTAAAGGAAAGAGCTTGCATATTTTTAGGCAAATAGGCTTGAGGTTGCTTTGTGTACTCACACTCTCATCAATGGGAATGAGAGAAAAATGCAATTCCTTAAACTGCTCCTCTTGTAAAGAAAAATAATTAAAGGAAAGAGCTTGCATATTTTTAGGCAAAATACAGTAATAAACCCCGCTAGAATGATCTATCCCAAAATGCGTGCTTTCAAACCCCTGTTTGATACTCCCTGCAATTTTAAAATCCTCTAAATTCGCTCCCTTACTTTCTATTTCAAAGACCAAAATATTATGGGTACTATCATACTCTTTAACCTTATAACCTATGATCTTAAAATCACGCGCGACCACTCCGACATAATTAGGGTGCAAGGAGAGATCAACTACTTGTAAGGGGATACTAGGCGCGCTAGAGCTATCTACATAACCTTGATCTTTAACAAAAGCACTCACTTTAAGTTCAGGGATTATCGCTTGAGTTCCTGTTACCTTATAAATGTAGGTTGCACTAAAAGTATCATTGCCTAAAGCTTTCCAAGTGGGCGTAAAATTAAGGCGTTTGAGTTGTTTGGAATCCGGAATTTTAGAGAGTTCAGCGCCTAAGAATTTGGCTTGTGGAAAAAGTAAAAGGCTATATTGCACAGAAACACTCTGCCCCACATATACAGGTTTACTACTCAGTTCTTGCAGGTTTAACACCTTGAGATAAACAACCTTAGCTTTAGGCTCTTCCTCTGCTTGTAAACCTAATAAGAAAACCAAAAACCCTAGAATGTAGCCTATAAAATGCCTCACCCCTATTTTTTTACTTATGAACGCTCTCTTTCTTAGCAGCCATAAGAATATCCCATACCTTGAGAGTGTCAATCGCGACTTTAAGCTGAATATCAGCGTTGATGTCTTTAAGCGTGATTGCCTTTTCCTCTTTATTTTCTTTTTTACCCGGCACCGGTTTTTTATTATCTTTTTTGGTATTTAACTCTTGGAGTTCTTGTTGCAAATGGTGTTTTAAGTCTGCTTCTTTTAAACTAAACTTACTCCCATCTTGAGGCACACTGCCCGGATAAATCAAAATATCTGGTTTGATCCCGACTGCTTGAATAGTACGCCCACTGGGCAAATAATAGCGGGCAATGGTGATTTTAATAGCCTCGTCTCTACCTATAGGGAAAGTGGTTTGTACACTACCCTTACCAAAGGTGTCTTCACCAATGATAATCGCCCTTTTGTGATCTTGCAGTGCACCTGAAACAATCTCGCTTGCACTAGCTGTACCAGCATTGACTAGTACGGCAATGGGCAAGTTAGGATAGGGGGCTCTGCCATTAGCGCGGTATTCAATGTCTTCAGATTTAATACGCCCTTTTTGCGACACAATGATGCCATGTTTGATAAAGAGATTGGAAAGATCAATGGCTTGGTTGAGTAATCCCCCCGGGTTAGAGCGCAAATCTAGTACAATTCCTTGTAAATTTTTAG contains:
- the thiS gene encoding sulfur carrier protein ThiS, whose amino-acid sequence is MQVFVNGQAKEFGEVLNVHAAIKQLGIEKHVCAVALNEKVVKKENWENTALQENDRLECLQFMGGG
- the tsf gene encoding translation elongation factor Ts; translation: MSSVSAAQVKQLREMTDAPMMDCKKALVECGGDLEKSVAYLRENGLSKAIKKADRVANEGVIALDVSDKQAIMLEINSETDFVAKNEHFKALVEQTLKLAKDQHVSSEEALLKASLNGQSYQDYLHAAIAKIGENIVVRRLVRMQAQDNEVLNAYLHANHRVGVVVKIAHQNPKHATELKELARQIAMHAAAMKPVVLTYKAFSPEFVAKEKIALLAEIEKENEEAKRLGKPLKTMPTYVSRVELTPDVLATQEEVFKEELRAQKKPEKIFEKIIPGKMERFIADNTLLDQRLSLLGQFFVMDEKKTIQQILEEKSAQMHDKIEIVEFVRFEVGEGIEKKSEDFAAEVAAQMQ
- a CDS encoding metallophosphoesterase family protein, with the translated sequence MRVTISQLFLMGDIFQILVGSVKSSYRPYISILEQLELLSQKSTLFYFEGNHDFGLTQLSYLKNIQIYPRKIQPIPFTCQHKLFLLAHGDLFLKWGYEIYIRLLSSQFSIKTSLFLPLRFT
- a CDS encoding SIMPL domain-containing protein, whose translation is MFSSSLIKWGGVGIVSTFLILGCSKVANINPGQPTTGQVKPIHGYSCNKQKMWPIWPYGKKGIENLKKEAMQQAQDQADAYAKSLGKSEGELINTTVTLESWPLPRYLFFLGSKCVKVQGYARAKDKGSLL
- a CDS encoding HugZ family heme oxygenase codes for the protein MDKQFILDHMNKNHVKDMEALLAKFGNVKHAQEVHLKEATFEHIEIGYSAEGKQGSLKIDYPSKVSDFNGVKDAIISLCTSIPQTTDLHAVQQDLENFRAGFSSVCIASLNPENQVVCSYSALLVDEVEGHPQFYIYVSEVAEHFKAFKAHPDNVEIMFLEDEASAKSPILRRRLRYKTHLHFIDRGAEFDRVYDSFLNKHGKGRGLETIRHMQDFHLIKLEFIKGRFVKGFGQAYDVDAHGNLSYVGGKGNPHSQGKPHAHHPKH
- the metK gene encoding methionine adenosyltransferase, with the protein product MGRYLFTSESVTEGHPDKMADQISDAILDYIIERDEGARVACETLLANGFCVITGELKTRVYAPMQEIARGVIKDIGYTDALYGFDYRSAAVLNGIGEQSPDINQGVDRADGEVGAGDQGLMFGYACSETQNFMPLAIHLAHAITSGLAQARKSGVLPFLRPDGKAQVTVRYEGHKPIGIDTIVISTQHSPEIDQKSLREAIIEEIVYKVLPQEFINDDIKYHINPTGKFVIGGPQGDAGLTGRKIIVDTYGGSCPHGGGAFSGKDPSKVDRSAAYMARYIAKNLVASGVCMRATVQLAYAIGIVDPISVYVNTHNTSSYSPEVLESCVRSLFKLTPKGIMQSLDLLRPIYRKTATYGHFGREGFSWEALDKVEAIQDFLGKSV
- the rpsB gene encoding 30S ribosomal protein S2, giving the protein MITMKDLLECGVHFGHQTRRWNPKTARFIFGVRKNIHIIDLQKTLRYFRYTYNIVRDASAEGKTIMFVGTKKQASDTLKEYATQVNVPYVNYRWLGGMLTNLSTIRKSVRKLEIMEEMENSGQIDLLTKKEKLMILRKKEKLEKYLGGVRHMKKMPDMMFIIDVVKEKIAVAEARRLGIPIIAPLDTNCDPDLVDYPIPGNDDAIRSIALFCKEMAEAITEGRELVGKSEEVVEEVVEEMIAASGAEQEEILEEVRQEQGESHE
- a CDS encoding SH3 domain-containing protein, with translation MVFLLGLQAEEEPKAKVVYLKVLNLQELSSKPVYVGQSVSVQYSLLLFPQAKFLGAELSKIPDSKQLKRLNFTPTWKALGNDTFSATYIYKVTGTQAIIPELKVSAFVKDQGYVDSSSAPSIPLQVVDLSLHPNYVGVVARDFKIIGYKVKEYDSTHNILVFEIESKGANLEDFKIAGSIKQGFESTHFGIDHSSGVYYCILPKNMQALSFNYFSLQEEQFKELHFSLIPIDESVSTQSNLKPICLKICKLFPLIIFLYKRSSLRNCIFLSFPLMRV